The Phyllopteryx taeniolatus isolate TA_2022b chromosome 9, UOR_Ptae_1.2, whole genome shotgun sequence genome contains a region encoding:
- the kif17 gene encoding kinesin-like protein KIF17 isoform X16: MFHQEARVGRRAPQAVHLRRDLLHRSNDGADLQRERLSFGGVCRKYQVPGEGVLPGDLQRGNTRPLGQRHQAEIRAERAPGARGVRPGPVHAHGPQRGRVRDCDGAWLAEPRRGLHLDEQGLVSLALHLQHPPGDVSHRRSRPGSPPSREAQPGGPGGKRASVQNGCDGRATARGHQDQPVALGPGGRPLQIRPLPGLQADPVAAGLAGRQHSHPDGGLPLAGRQQLRGEPEHAALRQPRQEHPEPAAHQRGSQGRAAARVPGGDQEAAGSRRLCCCPSLLQRLEQEVVGGERARNQEFRQRRKAADQRKARLVEAAQCPRLRSGGGPCQRPDVAQGPGKAESGQTGDPRPADGVRGGEEGLPGRDCNYSSPERLKREAVWDEESAAWRIPDVTVQRTSLPSGGTSRGGCAEVVLHPSILCSRAGSIFHTIFDIISLSRRYCVPRFLTRPRCPPPSAVASKPRQARGPPADPEALAQVEEDGYKELLERSDSENIANAYFRFKRASQLLGGQTATGCAAPERVAPPKRRCEPGLRHATSLSPRILDSACIQWQGEEEKNQISSIMEASDRSGTTSCMLAPQWRALKNGPPKKL; this comes from the exons ATGTTTCATCAAGAAGCCCGCGTCGGCCGACGAGCCCCCCAAGCAGTTCACCTTCGACGGGACTTACTTCACCGATCAAACGACGGAGCGGATCTACAACGAGAGCGCCTATCCTTTGGTGGAG TGTGCAGAAAATACCAAGTTCCTGGTGAGGGCGTCCTACCTGGAGATTTACAACGAGGAAATACGAGACCTCTTGGGCAACGACACCAAGCAGAGATTAGAG CTGAAAGAGCACCCGGAGCCCGGGGTGTACGCCCGGGACCTGTCCATGCACACGGTCCACAGCGTGGCCGAGTGCGAGACTGTGATGGAGCGTGGCTGGCGGAACCGCGCCGTGGCCTGCACCTTGATGAACAAGGACTCGTCTCGCTCGCACTCCATCTTCAGCATCCACCTGGAGATGTGTCGCACAG ACGCAGCAGGCCAGGATCACCTCCGAGCCGGGAAGCTCAACCTGGTGGACCCGGCGGGAAGCGAGCGTCAGTCCAAAACGGGTGCGACGGGCGAGCGACTGCGCGAGGCCACCAAGATCAACCTGTCGCTCTCGGCCCTGGCGGACGGCCGCTCCAAATACGTCCCCTACCGGGACTCCAAGCTGACCCGGTTGCCGCAGGACTCGCTGGGCGGCAACACTCGCACCCTGATGGCGGCCTGCCTCTCGCCGGCCGACAGCAACTACGAGGAGAGCCTGAGCACGCTGCGCTACGCCAACCGCGCCAAGAGCATCCGGAACCGGCCGCGCATCAACGAGGATCCCAAGGACGCGCTGCTGCGAGAGTACCAGGAGGAGATCAAGAAGCTGCGGGCTCTCGTCGCCTCTGCTGCTGCCCTTCCTT GCTTCAGAGGCTGGAGCAGGAGGTGGTCGGCGGCGAGCGGGCCCGCAACCAAGAATTCCGGCAGAGGAGGAAGGCGGCCGATCAGAGGAAAGCTCGGCTCGTCGAAGCTGCTCAGTGTCCACGACTCCGTTCAGGAGGAGGTCCGTGCCAAAGGCCAGATGTTGCTCAAGGTCCAGGGAAAG CTGAAAGCGGCCAAACTGGAGATCCGCGACCTGCAGACGGAGTTCGAGGAGGAGAGGAAGGACTACCTGGCCGCGACTGCAACTACAGCAGCCCGGAGCGCCTGAAGAGAGAGGCCGTGTGGGACGAGGAGAGCGCCGCCTGGAGGATTCCCGACGTGACGGTCCAGAGAACCTCGCTGCCCTCAGGTGGGACGTCACGAGGAGGATGCGCCGAGGTGgtcttgcatccatccattttgtgtagtCGGGCGGGCTCGATTTTCCATACTATTTTCGATATTATATCCCTTTCGAGGCGGTATTGTGTCCCACGTTTCTTAACACGTCCCCGGTGTCCTCCTCCCTCAGCCGTGGCTTCAAAGCCCCGCCAGGCCAGAGGCCCGCCCGCCGATCCTGAAGCGCTTGCG CAGGTTGAGGAGGACGGGTACAAAGAGCTGCTGGAGCGCAGCGACAGTGAAAATATCGCCAACGCGTACTTCAGATTCAAGAGGGCCAGCCAGCTGCTCGGGGGGCAAACGGCAACGGGATGCg CCGCCCCCGAACGGGTCGCCCCACCTAAGCGTCGATGCGAGCCCGGACTCCGTCACGCCACGTCCCTTTCGCCTCGAATCCTTGACTCTGCCTGCATCCAGTGGCAAGgcgaagaggaaaaaaaccaaatctCATCAATAATGGAGGCAAGCGATCGGTCGGGCACAACCAGCTGTATGCTGGCGCCGCAGTGGCGCGCGCTTAAAAAcggtccccccaaaaaactttgA
- the kif17 gene encoding kinesin-like protein KIF17 isoform X5, translating into MFHQEARVGRRAPQAVHLRRDLLHRSNDGADLQRERLSFGGVCRKYQVPGEGVLPGDLQRGNTRPLGQRHQAEIRGLRCPLLSVCSVQRFQTSHEAFYRLALWEPIAAWPLKEHPEPGVYARDLSMHTVHSVAECETVMERGWRNRAVACTLMNKDSSRSHSIFSIHLEMCRTDAAGQDHLRAGKLNLVDPAGSERQSKTGATGERLREATKINLSLSALADGRSKYVPYRDSKLTRLPQDSLGGNTRTLMAACLSPADSNYEESLSTLRYANRAKSIRNRPRINEDPKDALLREYQEEIKKLRALVASAAALPSEVSRSSADGEKEKIQKDYEERLARLRADFSAERESKAKLQEDIAALRSSYDSKLSALEKVTSSRGRSAPTNGFRGWSRRWSAASGPATKNSGRGGRRPIRGKLGSSKLLSVHDSVQEEVRAKGQMLLKVQGKVRRRARTCTLTESGQTGDPRPADGVRGGEEGLPGRDCNYSSPERLKREAVWDEESAAWRIPDVTVQRTSLPSGGTSRGGCAEVVLHPSILCSRAGSIFHTIFDIISLSRRYCVPRFLTRPRCPPPSAVASKPRQARGPPADPEALAQVEEDGYKELLERSDSENIANAYFRFKRASQLLGGQTATGCAAPERVAPPKRRCEPGLRHATSLSPRILDSACIQWQGEEEKNQISSIMEASDRSGTTSCMLAPQWRALKNGPPKKL; encoded by the exons ATGTTTCATCAAGAAGCCCGCGTCGGCCGACGAGCCCCCCAAGCAGTTCACCTTCGACGGGACTTACTTCACCGATCAAACGACGGAGCGGATCTACAACGAGAGCGCCTATCCTTTGGTGGAG TGTGCAGAAAATACCAAGTTCCTGGTGAGGGCGTCCTACCTGGAGATTTACAACGAGGAAATACGAGACCTCTTGGGCAACGACACCAAGCAGAGATTAGAGGTTTGCGGTGTCCTTTACTTTCTGTGTGTAGCGTGCAACGATTCCAAACAAGTCATGAAGCATTCTACCGCCTTGCATTGTGGGAGCCCATAGCGGCGTGGCCG CTGAAAGAGCACCCGGAGCCCGGGGTGTACGCCCGGGACCTGTCCATGCACACGGTCCACAGCGTGGCCGAGTGCGAGACTGTGATGGAGCGTGGCTGGCGGAACCGCGCCGTGGCCTGCACCTTGATGAACAAGGACTCGTCTCGCTCGCACTCCATCTTCAGCATCCACCTGGAGATGTGTCGCACAG ACGCAGCAGGCCAGGATCACCTCCGAGCCGGGAAGCTCAACCTGGTGGACCCGGCGGGAAGCGAGCGTCAGTCCAAAACGGGTGCGACGGGCGAGCGACTGCGCGAGGCCACCAAGATCAACCTGTCGCTCTCGGCCCTGGCGGACGGCCGCTCCAAATACGTCCCCTACCGGGACTCCAAGCTGACCCGGTTGCCGCAGGACTCGCTGGGCGGCAACACTCGCACCCTGATGGCGGCCTGCCTCTCGCCGGCCGACAGCAACTACGAGGAGAGCCTGAGCACGCTGCGCTACGCCAACCGCGCCAAGAGCATCCGGAACCGGCCGCGCATCAACGAGGATCCCAAGGACGCGCTGCTGCGAGAGTACCAGGAGGAGATCAAGAAGCTGCGGGCTCTCGTCGCCTCTGCTGCTGCCCTTCCTT CTGAGGTCTCCCGCAGCTCCGCCGACGGCGAGAAGGAGAAGATTCAAAAG GACTACGAGGAGAGGCTGGCCAGGCTGCGGGCCGACTTCAGCGCCGAGCGGGAGTCCAAGGCCAAGCTGCAGGAGGACATCGCCGCCCTGCGCTCCTCCTACGACTCCAAACTGTCTGCCCTGGAGAAGGTCACATCCAGCAGGGGGCGCTCCGCCCCAACGAATG GCTTCAGAGGCTGGAGCAGGAGGTGGTCGGCGGCGAGCGGGCCCGCAACCAAGAATTCCGGCAGAGGAGGAAGGCGGCCGATCAGAGGAAAGCTCGGCTCGTCGAAGCTGCTCAGTGTCCACGACTCCGTTCAGGAGGAGGTCCGTGCCAAAGGCCAGATGTTGCTCAAGGTCCAGGGAAAGGTCCGACGCCGTGCCAGAACATGTACATTAA CTGAAAGCGGCCAAACTGGAGATCCGCGACCTGCAGACGGAGTTCGAGGAGGAGAGGAAGGACTACCTGGCCGCGACTGCAACTACAGCAGCCCGGAGCGCCTGAAGAGAGAGGCCGTGTGGGACGAGGAGAGCGCCGCCTGGAGGATTCCCGACGTGACGGTCCAGAGAACCTCGCTGCCCTCAGGTGGGACGTCACGAGGAGGATGCGCCGAGGTGgtcttgcatccatccattttgtgtagtCGGGCGGGCTCGATTTTCCATACTATTTTCGATATTATATCCCTTTCGAGGCGGTATTGTGTCCCACGTTTCTTAACACGTCCCCGGTGTCCTCCTCCCTCAGCCGTGGCTTCAAAGCCCCGCCAGGCCAGAGGCCCGCCCGCCGATCCTGAAGCGCTTGCG CAGGTTGAGGAGGACGGGTACAAAGAGCTGCTGGAGCGCAGCGACAGTGAAAATATCGCCAACGCGTACTTCAGATTCAAGAGGGCCAGCCAGCTGCTCGGGGGGCAAACGGCAACGGGATGCg CCGCCCCCGAACGGGTCGCCCCACCTAAGCGTCGATGCGAGCCCGGACTCCGTCACGCCACGTCCCTTTCGCCTCGAATCCTTGACTCTGCCTGCATCCAGTGGCAAGgcgaagaggaaaaaaaccaaatctCATCAATAATGGAGGCAAGCGATCGGTCGGGCACAACCAGCTGTATGCTGGCGCCGCAGTGGCGCGCGCTTAAAAAcggtccccccaaaaaactttgA